The proteins below come from a single Necator americanus strain Aroian chromosome V, whole genome shotgun sequence genomic window:
- a CDS encoding hypothetical protein (NECATOR_CHRV.G17363.T1), translating into MVLENGLVNNESEEAPMKYILVTGGVISGVGKGIISSSIGVLLKNNGYKVSAIKIDPYLNIDAGTFSPYEHGEVFVLDDGGEVDLDLGNYERFLNVRLTRDNNITTGKMFQHVTERERRGDYCGKTVQMIPHFTDAIIQWVERVARIPVDGTLERPDVCIIELGGTIGDIEGMSYLAAFERFQRPALRNHLMNVHVSLVMHPNATGEPKTKPMQNSVRHLRAAGLVPDLLICRSSEPLQDHLREKIAAFGLVDLEQVIGVHDVSNIYKVPLLLQEQHVLDAIIQRLHLKPVNDAIRLNLKFNMCHWTHLSELCDSFTDEVTIALVGKYVKINDAYASVNKALSHAAIHSKRALKIKFVDSELLEDGKGPELKEKCDAAWEAVKNANGIIVPGGFDKRGVEGMIKACQYARENNVPFLGVCLGMQCAAIEVARNLLGITNANSTEFNKDLQEEEQVIIDMPEHNVEHRGMGGTMRLGRRTSVFLTEHCKLRKLYGRDEIEERHRHRYEVNPRLVPDLSRKGLLFVGMGVDETTCTVFSKQCRTQSSAALMKMAGDHAADEDLLSKISDLCHRGGDGVTRPALRMEMCELKDHPYFVGAQFHPEYLSHPLQPSPPFLGLLLAATGQLKGYLSGTKTPTPMLSLMEKFPSLGSLRI; encoded by the exons ATGGTGCTCGAAAATGGGTTGGTGAATAATGAAAGTGAGGAGGCTCCAATGAAATATATTCTGGTGACCGGCGGGGTTATTAGTGGTGTCGGAAAGGGTATAATCTCTTCAAGCATAGGTGTGCTTCTCAAGAACAATGGTTATAAG GTTTCCGCAATTAAAATCGATCCTTATCTTAATATAGATGCAGGGACCTTCTCACCGTATGAACACG GTGAGGTTTTTGTTCTTGACGACGGTGGAGAGGTTGATCTCGATTTGGGTAATTATGAGAGGTTCTTGAATGTCAGACTAACCAGAGACAATAACATCACCACAGGAAAGATGTTTCAGCAT GTCACTGAACGTGAACGTCGTGGTGATTACTGCGGTAAAACTGTACAAATGATTCCACATTTCACGGACGCAATCATTCAATGGGTGGAGCGAGTGGCCAGAATCCCAGTTGatggcacgttagaacgccccGATGTCTGCATTATTGAG CTGGGCGGTACAATCGGGGATATTGAAGGGATGTCTTACCTCGCAGCGTTTGAGAGATTCCAGAGACCAGCTCTTAGG aatcaTCTAATGAACGTTCACGTCTCGCTTGTAATGCATCCAAATGCTACTGGTGAGCCCAAAACAAAACCCATGCAAAATtcg GTTCGTCACCTTCGCGCAGCTGGGCTTGTTCCCGATCTACTTATCTGTCGATCTAGTGAGCCGCTGCAGGATCATCTCCGTGAGAAAATAGCTGCTTTCGGTCTTGTTGATCTCGAACAG GTCATTGGAGTGCACGATGTCTCGAATATATACAAGGTTCCGTTATTGCTCCAAGAGCAGCATGTGCTTGATGCAATCATACAAAGATTGCACTTGAAGCCAGTTAATGATGCTATTCGACTTAATCTCAAGTTCAATATGTGTCACTGGACGCACCTCAGTGAACT GTGTGACTCCTTCACTGATGAAGTCACCATAGCTTTAGTTGGGAAATATGTAAAGATCAACGATGCTTATGCTTCTGTAAACAAAGCTCTTAGTCATGCTGCTATTCATAGCAAACGAGCGCTTAAGATCAAG TTTGTCGACTCGGAACTTCTCGAGGACGGAAAAGGACCTGAGCTGAAGGAGAAGTGTGATGCTGCTTGGGAAGCAGTGAAGAATGCTAA TGGCATAATTGTTCCCGGAGGATTTGACAAACGTGGTGTCGAGGGGATGATTAAGGCTTGTCAGTATGCTAGAGAAAATAACGTTCCTTTTCTAG GAGTGTGCTTGGGTATGCAATGTGCGGCTATTGAAGTGGCGCGAAACCTTCTTGGCATCACTAATGCTAACTCTACAGAGTTCAACAAAGATTTACAGGAAGAGGAACAG GTAATCATTGATATGCCTGAACACAACGTCGAACACCGTGGTATGGGAGGAACCATGCGCCTTGGTCGTCGTACAAGTGTATTCCTTACAGAACACTGCAAATTAA GAAAACTTTATGGTCGTGATGAGATCGAAGAGCGTCACAGGCATCGCTATGAAGTTAATCCACGACTTGTTCCAGACCTTAGCAGAAAAGGACTTCTTTTTGTTG GTATGGGTGTGGATGAGACAACGTGTACCGTATTCAGTAAGCAGTGCCGAACCCAGTCGAGTGCAGCTTTAATGAAAATGGCTGGGGATCATGCTGCAGATGAG gatctaCTCTCGAAAATATCTGATTTGTGTCACCGCGGAGGCGACGGGGTTACTCGACCAGCTTTACGAATGGAAATGTGTGAACTGAAAG ACCATCCTTACTTCGTTGGTGCACAGTTTCATCCTGAATATCTCTCGCATCCACTACAGCCCAGTCCACCATTCCTAGGATTGCTGTTGGCTGCCACAGGACAACTTAAA GGATATCTGAGCGGTACGAAAACTCCTACACCTATGCTTTCTCTAATGGAGAAGTTCCCGTCACTAGGCAGTCTTCGGATCTAA
- a CDS encoding hypothetical protein (NECATOR_CHRV.G17364.T1) encodes MATTATSAYHVAQLIDKMMSVDKDYRFMAVNDLMRELQTNNMRLDDDSEKKVVRMLIRLLDDNNGEVQNLAVKCLGTVTQRVKEAQAETLVDALCSMMVAGSDSLRDVSSIALKTVVGHLPVANAVFVTNLMKRLVPKLNAALEQTKPNDSVRLEVVDILGDVLTRFGSLITSVHKDTQKVLLDQLSLERPALKKKSTLALGAMMSVCSHELFKDTMNVFVERLCDAKGSHPIRTYVVALTCVAKTSGSRFSEYVHKVVPNVLDQVEAADDDELREALLQSLETFTYRCPREMAVYQDRILKIVTSDLTYDPNYSYSDDEDDSSMELGEGDTDEDDAEDYSDDDDMSWKVRRASAKTIEAMIVSRRDQLPSSVQTLGPLLISRLREREENVRVDIYNAYIAILSQARLVVPNALAAVHKDDDAEDPIKIGTTLFSPSALSGEQQQLLEAIAAQAEPLLKAVMKQLRLKSPRTRSLSFELLASFVRTLPGSLTSSLPTLLPSLSNAVLDRASGAPMKIDALSLLSRIIKSHDHCVFAPHLENVVELCVGAIRDNFYKVSAEGLGVSSQLVPVIRDCGGGNFVPTLYDAIFEKLKINDIDQEVKERAIYAAGLFVATFADDMPSMVPTTLELMVERLRNEMTRLYAVRALIMIVESRTPLVDLTAIAPVLLPIMTDFLRKNSRALRIGTLHLLEALLLRDDLPLLDSDDLSQATAELPALIKESDLQISQLSLKCITVGLEAHPARVGPHLTPILSAVVHLSQSALLQGATLQAFLDMIRTLVSNPVPGKPEFEELLDQLTAPVYDVPNLSRQAFQSISAASGVVAAASGDIEKARSLAGKLADQLRNEKSTDAIRLFSVHALGELGRRYKEVYEDSHLEPEKLIIPTFNSNSEDLKAAAAQALGALAVGNHTRFLPFILNEIQTQPKRQYLLLHALKEVIGHESTNIVPIEVFRSRISEIWPVLIAHADGNEEGTRNVVAECLGKLCVIDPHGLLPELKNLVASPSARVRSTAVTAVKFMISDEKRPVDAALQQCIGEFLQTMTDSDLNVRRVALVVLNSAAHNKPSLIRGLLDVLLPSVYSETQVRKELIREVEMGPFKHQVDDGLDLRKSAFECMYTLLESCLEKLEIFEFINYVENGLRDMHHDIRLLSYLMLMKLAILCPNQLVQRLDKICESLKTQLQIKPKTNAVKQEIDKQDELKRAVIRVVLALQKIPDAERHQQLADVAAMMRSSAELRALTEVVQRDAMRTFAAGDVPMDTI; translated from the exons ATGGCCACCACAGCCACTTCAGCTTATCATGTTGCGCAGTTGATAGATAAAATGATGTCAGTAGACAAG gACTACCGTTTTATGGCAGTTAATGATCTGATGCGTGAATTGCAGACAAACAATATGCGGCTTGATGATGATTCGGAAAAAAAG GTAGTTCGCATGCTGATTCGTCTTCTTGACGATAACAACGGCGAAGTGCAGAATTTGGCAGTGAAATGTCTAGGCACTGTAACTCAACGTGTTAAAGAAGCTCAg GCAGAGACTCTTGTGGATGCTTTATGCTCAATGATGGTTGCCGGCTCAGACTCATTGCGAGAC GTTAGTTCAATTGCGCTCAAAACTGTAGTTGGCCATCTGCCGGTGGCAAATGCAGTGTTTGTCACCAACCTGATGAAGCGATTGGTTCCGAAATTGAACGCTGCGTTAG AGCAAACAAAACCGAACGACTCAGTCCGTTTGGAAGTTGTGGACATCTTAGGCGACGTGTTGACCCGCTTCGGATCCTTGATCACTTCCGTGCACAAGGAT ACACAGAAAGTATTGCTCGACCAGCTCTCGCTTGAACGTCCTGCGCTCAAGAAGAAATCAACACTTGCCCTTGGAGCGATGATGTCTGTGTGCTCCCATGAGTTGTTCAAGGATACTATGAATGTATTTGTTGAGAG GCTGTGTGATGCAAAGGGATCACACCCTATCCGCACTTACGTAGTTGCTTTAACATGTGTGGCAAAAACCAGCGGATCACGATTTTCTGAATATGTTCATAAG GTGGTCCCTAACGTTTTGGATCAGGTAGAAGCGGCTGACGATGACGAGCTGAGGGAAGCCTTGTTACAATCTCTGGAAACATTTACTTACCGTTGTCCACGGGAAATGGCGGTATATCAGGATAGAATTCTTAAA ATTGTAACTAGCGACCTGACGTACGATCCAAATTATTCCTATTCCGACGATGAAGACGATTCATCAATGGAATTAGGAG AAGGCGATACTGATGAGGACGATGCGGAAGATTATTCTGACGACGATGATATGAGTTGGAAAGTGAGGAGAGCATCAGCGAAGACTATTGAAGCAATG ATTGTGTCTCGTCGTGACCAACTTCCTTCCTCTGTCCAAACACTTGGTCCTCTTCTCATTTCTCGTCTGCGAGAACGCGAAGAGAACGTTCGAGTCGATATCTACAACGCCTACATTGCCATACTCTCCCAAGCACGTCTCGTCGTACCAAACGCTTTGGCAGCGGTGCAT AAAGATGACGACGCTGAAGACCCCATCAAGATCGGAACCACATTATTCTCACCGTCAGCATTGTCAGGAGAGCAGCAACAACTACTCGAGGCTATCGCTGCGCAGGCAGAACCGTTGCTGAAG GCAGTTATGAAGCAACTGAGGTTGAAGTCTCCCAGAACACGAAGTCTTTCTTTCGAATTGCTGGCCAGTTTTGTGAG GACTCTTCCTGGTTCTCTGACATCTTCTCTTCCTACCTTGTTGCCTAGCTTGTCGAATGCGGTCCTCGATCGCGCCAGTGGGGCCCCCATGAAAATTGATGCACTTTCGTTGCTATCTCGTATCATAAAGTCACACGATCATTGT GTATTTGCTCCGCATCTTGAAAATGTGGTTGAACTCTGTGTGGGTGCAATACGGGACAATTTTTACAAG GTGTCTGCCGAGGGACTGGGAGTTTCGTCACAGCTTGTTCCGGTTATTCGCGATTGTGGCGGGGGAAATTTTGTTCCTACTTTATATGAcgctatttttgaaaagctgAAGATCAATGATATTGATCAA GAGGTGAAAGAACGTGCTATCTACGCTGCTGGTCTATTTGTTGCAACTTTTGCTGATGACATGCCTTCTatg GTTCCGACTACATTAGAATTAATGGTCGAGCGTCTTCGTAATGAGATGACTCGTCTTTATGCTGTTCGTGCTCTTATAATGATTGTTGAAAGTCGCACTCCTCTTGTGGATCTGACAGCAATTGCTCCTGTACTTCTACCCATAATGACGGATTTCCTAAGGAAGAACTCGCGGGCCTTAAGG ATCGGCACTCTCCATCTTTTGGAGGCATTGCTCTTGAGGGATGATTTGCCTCTGTTGGATTCTGATGATCTATCTCAG GCCACCGCCGAATTACCAGCTTTAATCAAAGAGTCCGATTTACAGATCTCGCAACTGTCTTTGAAATGTATCACAG TTGGTCTGGAAGCTCATCCAGCCAGAGTGGGACCCCATTTGACGCCTATATTGTCCGCTGTTGTTCACTTATCTCAGTCTGCTTTGCTCCAG gGAGCTACCTTGCAGGCATTTTTGGATATGATACGAACGCTTGTATCCAATCCTGTTCCTGGCAAACCAGAGTTTGAG GAACTGTTGGACCAGCTGACTGCACCAGTGTATGATGTGCCTAATCTGTCCCGCCAAGCATTCCAGTCTATCTCTGCAGCTAGTGGAGTGGTTGCTGCTGCTAGTGGTGACATTGAGAAA GCTCGATCGTTAGCCGGTAAGTTAGCTGACCAACTTCGGAATGAAAAGTCGACGGATGCGATCAGGCTGTTCAGCGTTCACGCCCTTGGGGAGCTGGGTCGACGATATAAGGAGGTGTACGAAGATTCTCACCTCGA GCCTGAAAAACTAATCATACCGACTTTCAATTCCAACTCAGAAGATCTCAAAGCAGCCGCAGCGCAGGCGCTTGGGGCCTTAGCTGTCGGCAATCACACCcgctttcttccttttattcttAATGAAATTCAAACCCAGCCAAAGAGACAATATCTACTTTTGCATGCGCTGAAGGAG GTGATTGGACACGAATCCACTAACATTGTTCCCATTGAAGTATTCCGATCTCGTATTAGTGAGATCTGGCCTGTGTTGATCGCTCATGCGGACGGCAATGAGGAAGGCACGAG GAATGTTGTGGCTGAATGCCTTGGAAAGCTCTGCGTTATTGACCCGCATGGTCTTCTACCGGAACTGAAG AACTTGGTGGCTTCACCGTCCGCTCGAGTGCGTTCCACGGCTGTGACAGCCGTGAAATTCATGATTTCTGACGAGAAGAGACCAGTGGATGCTGCTCTTCAGCAGTGCATTG GGGAGTTTTTGCAAACTATGACCGATTCTGATCTTAATGTTCGTCGTGTGGCTCTCGTTGTTCTGAACTCAGCTGCTCATAACAAACCATCTTTG ATTCGAGGCCTCCTGGATGTTCTGCTTCCGTCTGTGTATTCTGAAACGCAGGTTCGAAAAGAACTGATCCGTGAGGTGGAAATGGGACCTTTTAAACACCAAGTCGATGATGGTTTAGATCTTCGTAAATCTGCTTTCGAATG TATGTACACACTTCTTGAAAGCTGCctggaaaaattggaaattttcgagtttatcAACTACGTGGAGAATGGCCTAAGA gatatgCACCACGACATACGTCTATTGAGCTATCTTATGCTTATGAAACTGGCAATTCTTTGCCCGAATCAACTCGTTCAACGTTTGGATAAGATCTGCGAGTCACTAAAG acacaATTGCAAATCAAACCGAAGACGAATGCAGTGAAGCAAGAAATTGATAAGCAAGACGAGCTCAAACGCGCAGTTATTCGAGTTGTTTTGGCTTTGCAG AAAATCCCAGACGCTGAACGGCATCAACAGCTAGCAGATGTGGCGGCCATGATGCGCTCTTCGGCCGAGCTTCGCGCACTTACCGAAGTCGTTCAGCGGGATGCAATGCGAACATTTGCTGCCGGCGACGTACCTATGG
- a CDS encoding hypothetical protein (NECATOR_CHRV.G17361.T1) yields MPATSSTACLLALMLFFQSTKAGSSTKGNSRSKRLALHPSQWALHLWPGGVVPYDIASDYSDWEKSIILSGMAEFPKHTCISFRPRTVSDKYYLAINKHYNLERCFSYIGRQTTFLFRTAAGNVETRMKLDPSCLRVNGRGTVMHELMHIIGFYHEHQRDDRDARVTGSATHYNYKVYPRSRTYYMGAYDRTSIMHYNFPGHFGGPPPRARRLRDHFGGPPHRARQLRDHFGGRPPPQEPLPPDRFGGQPRLLHPPPPPPAHYGGRRRRPLQVLPPDRYGGQLHAPLLRPNPFGGPPQPAPLLHDLYGGHPLMLLMMTDKSPEMEFSDE; encoded by the exons ATGCCAGCCACGTCTTCAACTGCCTGTCTATTGGCTTTAATG cTATTTTTCCAATCTACAAAAGCAGGAAGTAGTACGAAGGGAAACTCTCGTTCGAAACGGCTCgcccttcatccctctcaATGGGCTTTGCA TCTATGGCCTGGAGGAGTTGTCCCCTACGATATAGCCTCGGACTACTCGGATTGGGAGAAGAGCATTATTTTGTCGGGAATGGCTGAATTTCCCAAGCATACTTGCATATCATTTCGGCCTCGGACAGTAAGCGACAAATATTACCTGGCAATCAACAAACATTACAACTTAGAAAG GTGTTTTTCCTACATTGGTCGCCAGACAACGTTTCTATTCCGTACCGCGGCGGGCAACGTCGAGACGCGGATGAAGCTCGACCCAAGTTGTCTTCGTGTAAACGGTCGAGGAACAGTTATGCACGAGTTGATGCATATTATCGGGTTCTATCATGAACATCAGAG AGACGACCGTGATGCCCGCGTGACCGGAAGTGCCACCCATTACAACTACAAGGTTTACCCGCGATCTCGTACGTACTACATGGGTGCCTACGATCGCACATCCATTATGCACTACAACTTTCCGG GCCACTTTGGTGGACCACCACCCCGAGCACGACGACTACGAGACCACTTTGGTGGACCACCACACCGAGCACGACAACTACGAGACCACTTTGGTGGACGACCACCCCCACAAGAACCACTACCACCCGATCGCTTTGGTGGACAACCACGCCTGTTAcacccaccaccaccaccacccgCCCACTATGgtggacgacgacgacgaccgCTGCAAGTACTACCACCCGACCGTTATGGTGGACAACTTCACGCACCACTACTACGACCAAACCCCTTTGGTGGACCACCACAGCCAGCACCACTACTACACGACCTCTATGGTGGACATCCACTCATGCTGTTGATGATGACGGACAAATCTCCAGAAATGGAATTTTCCGACGAATGA
- a CDS encoding hypothetical protein (NECATOR_CHRV.G17362.T1), with protein sequence MQEDTNLPYFHGALMDQDADNLLQNEGDFLIQSRHTSTAVRQRLVIAIRTKDAIKRIDLRRGDSGIRLGGKTFPSLKKLVEHYSKEPIVLQGGEELLLKKAVPKGKYQLVHSDVRLLKKIGSGAYGTVYRGQLIRDNNRVIAVKRIDSEGTDDQALAEMMKEARVMQLNDHKHIVRFFGFIVDRMPYLLVMEYCDGGSVEDKLRAHPKKISIPRRIDMSTQGSYGLEYLHSRDCIHRDIATRNCLIDKGIVKLADFGMCRATTVYKIDLSKPLNVRWLAPEVWRNGETRYNTDIYAYGVLLWEMFEIPYNSPYAEWKAYTVKQKVMAGYRMPPPPAMPEEMVVIMELAWNHDPEKRPDAANLRKLLEEVNKKYGSAEEEKQKKNAQHPRQYPAKMFACQFAFFLFLELNQVRICVYVLLQHVKCFNESFEEVVAILSMKETSTIRRAFVHLIHV encoded by the exons ATGCAAGAAGACACTAATTTACCGTATTTTCATGGAGCGCTTATGGATCAAGATGCAGATAACTTGCTACAG AATGAAGGGGATTTCCTGATTCAGTCGCGGCATACATCAACTGCAGTCCGTCAACGTTTGGTTATAGCAATTCGTACAAAAGATGCCATAAAACGAATTGACCTCCGAAGAGGAGATAGTGGAATCCGTTTAGGG GGAAAGACATTTCCAAGCTTGAAAAAGTTGGTAGAACACTACTCTAAAGAGCCTATAGTGTTACAAGGAGGAGAAGAACTACTACTCAAAAAAGCTGTTCCAAAAGGAAAATATCAACTTGTTCATAGTGACGTTAGACTTCTTAAAAAG ATTGGTTCCGGTGCTTACGGCACGGTATATCGTGGACAGTTGATCCGCGACAACAACCGAGTGATTGCCGTCAAGAGGATCGACTCAGAAGGGACAGATGATCAGG CGTTGGCTGAAATGATGAAAGAGGCAAGGGTTATGCAGCTTAATGACCACAAGCACATTGTAAG ATTCTTCGGCTTTATTGTCGATCGTATGCCATACTTGCTCGTTATGGAGTACTGCGATGGAGGTTCAGTAGAAGATAAGCTTCGAGCTCATCCGAAG AAAATCAGCATACCGCGACGAATAGATATGTCCACCCAAGGATCATACGGACTAGAATACCTCCATTCAAGAGA TTGTATTCATCGTGATATTGCAACCAGAAACTGTTTGATCGACAAAGGGATAGTAAAACTTGCCGATTTCGGGATGTGTCGTGCTACTACGGTCTACAAGATTGATCTTTCAAAGCCTTTGAATGTACGTTGGCTGGCCCCTGAA GTATGGAGGAACGGTGAGACACGCTATAACACAGACATCTATGCTTATGGTGTGTTGTTGTGGGAAATGTTTGAGATACCCTACAATTCTCCCTACGCGGAATGGAAAGCCTACACTGTAAAG CAAAAAGTGATGGCTGGTTATCGTATGCCTCCTCCTCCAGCTATGCCTGAAGAAATGGTGGTGATAATGGAACTTGCATGGAACCACGATCCGGAAAAGAGGCCCGATGCGGCAAATCTTCGCAAGCTTCTCGAAGAAGTGAACAAA AAATACGGTAGtgccgaagaagaaaaacagaaaa AAAACGCTCAACATCCTCGTCAATATCCAGCGAAAATGTTTGCATGTCAATTTGCCTTCTTCCTGTTCTTAGAGCTAAATCAAGTTCGTATCTGTGTCTACGTATTACTGCAACACGTCAAGTGCTTCAATGAAAGTTTTGAAGAAGTCGTGGCCATTCTCAGCATGAAGGAAACCTCCACAATTCGAAGAGCTTTCGTACATCTCATTCATGTCTAA
- a CDS encoding hypothetical protein (NECATOR_CHRV.G17362.T2) gives MDQDADNLLQNEGDFLIQSRHTSTAVRQRLVIAIRTKDAIKRIDLRRGDSGIRLGGKTFPSLKKLVEHYSKEPIVLQGGEELLLKKAVPKGKYQLVHSDVRLLKKIGSGAYGTVYRGQLIRDNNRVIAVKRIDSEGTDDQALAEMMKEARVMQLNDHKHIVRFFGFIVDRMPYLLVMEYCDGGSVEDKLRAHPKKISIPRRIDMSTQGSYGLEYLHSRDCIHRDIATRNCLIDKGIVKLADFGMCRATTVYKIDLSKPLNVRWLAPEVWRNGETRYNTDIYAYGVLLWEMFEIPYNSPYAEWKAYTVKQKVMAGYRMPPPPAMPEEMVVIMELAWNHDPEKRPDAANLRKLLEEVNKKYGSAEEEKQKKNAQHPRQYPAKMFACQFAFFLFLELNQKSWPFSA, from the exons ATGGATCAAGATGCAGATAACTTGCTACAG AATGAAGGGGATTTCCTGATTCAGTCGCGGCATACATCAACTGCAGTCCGTCAACGTTTGGTTATAGCAATTCGTACAAAAGATGCCATAAAACGAATTGACCTCCGAAGAGGAGATAGTGGAATCCGTTTAGGG GGAAAGACATTTCCAAGCTTGAAAAAGTTGGTAGAACACTACTCTAAAGAGCCTATAGTGTTACAAGGAGGAGAAGAACTACTACTCAAAAAAGCTGTTCCAAAAGGAAAATATCAACTTGTTCATAGTGACGTTAGACTTCTTAAAAAG ATTGGTTCCGGTGCTTACGGCACGGTATATCGTGGACAGTTGATCCGCGACAACAACCGAGTGATTGCCGTCAAGAGGATCGACTCAGAAGGGACAGATGATCAGG CGTTGGCTGAAATGATGAAAGAGGCAAGGGTTATGCAGCTTAATGACCACAAGCACATTGTAAG ATTCTTCGGCTTTATTGTCGATCGTATGCCATACTTGCTCGTTATGGAGTACTGCGATGGAGGTTCAGTAGAAGATAAGCTTCGAGCTCATCCGAAG AAAATCAGCATACCGCGACGAATAGATATGTCCACCCAAGGATCATACGGACTAGAATACCTCCATTCAAGAGA TTGTATTCATCGTGATATTGCAACCAGAAACTGTTTGATCGACAAAGGGATAGTAAAACTTGCCGATTTCGGGATGTGTCGTGCTACTACGGTCTACAAGATTGATCTTTCAAAGCCTTTGAATGTACGTTGGCTGGCCCCTGAA GTATGGAGGAACGGTGAGACACGCTATAACACAGACATCTATGCTTATGGTGTGTTGTTGTGGGAAATGTTTGAGATACCCTACAATTCTCCCTACGCGGAATGGAAAGCCTACACTGTAAAG CAAAAAGTGATGGCTGGTTATCGTATGCCTCCTCCTCCAGCTATGCCTGAAGAAATGGTGGTGATAATGGAACTTGCATGGAACCACGATCCGGAAAAGAGGCCCGATGCGGCAAATCTTCGCAAGCTTCTCGAAGAAGTGAACAAA AAATACGGTAGtgccgaagaagaaaaacagaaaa AAAACGCTCAACATCCTCGTCAATATCCAGCGAAAATGTTTGCATGTCAATTTGCCTTCTTCCTGTTCTTAGAGCTAAATCAA AAGTCGTGGCCATTCTCAGCATGA